The following are encoded together in the Brassica napus cultivar Da-Ae chromosome A9, Da-Ae, whole genome shotgun sequence genome:
- the LOC106437954 gene encoding uncharacterized protein LOC106437954 isoform X1, which produces MCSLSIRKPPNSSFIFPKFAPLLVRHRFTLPLLKPRSVRVVASLSGASWVSQASKDKYGGWSLIQDDPPLPHSKSTKKWRNVVITGVGSSLALLLATLAYFSVSRKGFRFSFSNPLHSSSVDLNQNENEESVEKTSASESDTEGVDYVSDTVDTSSSALKAHPITTPVSVDAAQQEAIAVLKKLKIIEDDVMGDELCTRREYARWLVRLNSLLERNPKHRIVPAVALAGSSVPAFEDVNITDPDFEYIQALAEAGITSSKLSGNDISFHPENFVSRLDLVNWKAELECDLHPEIMQEISRTKVDYIDTKDLNPDMSLGFYLDFLMGDKSTIRNVFGRIKRFQPSRPVTKAQAAAALTTGKMAKAISEELSRLEAESFSQKAEMEEIRSELLEKGEIRQLWDEKLQVERSRGVAMEELYLSRVNELEQEKVSQLKWFAERLKEKAAIDCQKQLVTSLREDIDEMSQRLTTDESVYMVEHSELQKMLSELQSKLESVLDKRSILEAEVEALRILRTWVEDEAKASQARAKVLEEAGRRWKWNDHS; this is translated from the exons ATGTGCTCTCTTTCGATTAGAAAGCCACCAAATTCATCCTTCATCTTCCCAAAATTCGCTCCTTTACTTGTACGACATCGTTTCACCCTCCCATTACTCAAACCCCGGAGTGTCCGCGTCGTCGCGTCTCTCTCCGGTGCCTCATGGGTCTCTCAAGCTTCCAAAGACAAATACGGTGGCTGGTCTCTTATTCAAGACGACCCTCCTCTTCCTCACTCGAAAAGTACAAAAA AGTGGAGGAACGTTGTAATCACTGGTGTTGGATCATCACTCGCTCTTCTGTTAGCTACTCTTGCTTACTTCTCAGTCTCCAGAAAAG GGTTTAGGTTTAGCTTTAGCAATCCGTTGCATAGTTCAAGTGTGGATTTGAATCAGAATGAGAATGAAGAGAGTGTTGAGAAGACTTCTGCTTCTGAGTCAGACACTGAAGGCGTTGACTATGTTTCAGATACTGTTGACACTT CATCATCAGCCCTGAAAGCTCACCCTATCACCACTCCAGTTTCAGTAGATGCTGCTCAACAAGAAGCAATAGCAGTTTTAAAGAAACTAAAG ATAATTGAAGATGATGTAATGGGAGACGAGTTGTGCACAAGACGAGAGTATGCTAGATGGCTAGTTCGTTTAAATTCGTTACTAGAGAG AAATCCAAAGCACAGGATTGTGCCAGCAGTAGCTTTAGCTGGCTCTTCAGTTCCTGCATTTGAAGATGTGAATATTACAGACCCTGACTTCGAGTACATTCAAG cCTTGGCAGAGGCAGGCATTACATCCAGCAAGCTATCCGGAAACGACATTAGTTTTCATCCTGAAAA TTTTGTTTCCCGGCTCGATTTGGTTAACTGGAAAGCTGAATTGGAGTGTGATTTACATCCTGAAATCATGCAAGAG ATATCAAGGACAAAGGTAGACTATATCGATACAAAGGATCTCAATCCTGACATGTCCCTCGGCTTCTACTTGGACTTCTTGATGGGAGACAAGAGTACAATCAGAAACGTTTTCG GTAGGATCAAGCGGTTTCAGCCGAGTAGACCTGTCACAAAAGCACAAGCAGCTGCAGCATTAACAACCGGTAAAATGGCGAAAGCTATTTCAGAAGAGCTGTCAAGGTTAGAAGCAGAGTCCTTCTCCCAGAAAGCTGAGATGGAAGAAATAAGATCAGAGTTGCTTGAAAAGGGAGAGATAAGGCAACTTTGGGATGAGAAGCTTCAGGTAGAGAGATCCAGAGGAGTTGCAATGGAAGAGCTCTATCTCTCCAGGGTTAATGAACTAGAACAAGAAAAGGTTTCTCAGCTGAAGTGGTTTGCGGAGCGTTTGAAAGAGAAAGCAGCCATAGATTGTCAAAAACAGTTGGTTACTAGCTTGAGAGAAGATATTGATGAGATGTCTCAGAGGCTAACAACGGATGAATCTGTTTATATGGTTGAGCATAGCGAGTTACAAAAGATGCTGAGTGAGTTACAGTCCAAACTTGAGTCGGTGCTTGATAAAAGATCTATCCTTGAAGCTGAAGTGGAAGCTCTTAGAATTCTCAG AACTTGGGTAGAGGATGAAGCAAAGGCAAGCCAAGCAAGGGCTAAGGTTCTAGAGGAAGCGGGAAGAAGATGGAAATGGAACGACCATTCTTGA
- the LOC106437954 gene encoding uncharacterized protein LOC106437954 isoform X2: protein MCSLSIRKPPNSSFIFPKFAPLLVRHRFTLPLLKPRSVRVVASLSGASWVSQASKDKYGGWSLIQDDPPLPHSKKWRNVVITGVGSSLALLLATLAYFSVSRKGFRFSFSNPLHSSSVDLNQNENEESVEKTSASESDTEGVDYVSDTVDTSSSALKAHPITTPVSVDAAQQEAIAVLKKLKIIEDDVMGDELCTRREYARWLVRLNSLLERNPKHRIVPAVALAGSSVPAFEDVNITDPDFEYIQALAEAGITSSKLSGNDISFHPENFVSRLDLVNWKAELECDLHPEIMQEISRTKVDYIDTKDLNPDMSLGFYLDFLMGDKSTIRNVFGRIKRFQPSRPVTKAQAAAALTTGKMAKAISEELSRLEAESFSQKAEMEEIRSELLEKGEIRQLWDEKLQVERSRGVAMEELYLSRVNELEQEKVSQLKWFAERLKEKAAIDCQKQLVTSLREDIDEMSQRLTTDESVYMVEHSELQKMLSELQSKLESVLDKRSILEAEVEALRILRTWVEDEAKASQARAKVLEEAGRRWKWNDHS, encoded by the exons ATGTGCTCTCTTTCGATTAGAAAGCCACCAAATTCATCCTTCATCTTCCCAAAATTCGCTCCTTTACTTGTACGACATCGTTTCACCCTCCCATTACTCAAACCCCGGAGTGTCCGCGTCGTCGCGTCTCTCTCCGGTGCCTCATGGGTCTCTCAAGCTTCCAAAGACAAATACGGTGGCTGGTCTCTTATTCAAGACGACCCTCCTCTTCCTCACTCGAAAA AGTGGAGGAACGTTGTAATCACTGGTGTTGGATCATCACTCGCTCTTCTGTTAGCTACTCTTGCTTACTTCTCAGTCTCCAGAAAAG GGTTTAGGTTTAGCTTTAGCAATCCGTTGCATAGTTCAAGTGTGGATTTGAATCAGAATGAGAATGAAGAGAGTGTTGAGAAGACTTCTGCTTCTGAGTCAGACACTGAAGGCGTTGACTATGTTTCAGATACTGTTGACACTT CATCATCAGCCCTGAAAGCTCACCCTATCACCACTCCAGTTTCAGTAGATGCTGCTCAACAAGAAGCAATAGCAGTTTTAAAGAAACTAAAG ATAATTGAAGATGATGTAATGGGAGACGAGTTGTGCACAAGACGAGAGTATGCTAGATGGCTAGTTCGTTTAAATTCGTTACTAGAGAG AAATCCAAAGCACAGGATTGTGCCAGCAGTAGCTTTAGCTGGCTCTTCAGTTCCTGCATTTGAAGATGTGAATATTACAGACCCTGACTTCGAGTACATTCAAG cCTTGGCAGAGGCAGGCATTACATCCAGCAAGCTATCCGGAAACGACATTAGTTTTCATCCTGAAAA TTTTGTTTCCCGGCTCGATTTGGTTAACTGGAAAGCTGAATTGGAGTGTGATTTACATCCTGAAATCATGCAAGAG ATATCAAGGACAAAGGTAGACTATATCGATACAAAGGATCTCAATCCTGACATGTCCCTCGGCTTCTACTTGGACTTCTTGATGGGAGACAAGAGTACAATCAGAAACGTTTTCG GTAGGATCAAGCGGTTTCAGCCGAGTAGACCTGTCACAAAAGCACAAGCAGCTGCAGCATTAACAACCGGTAAAATGGCGAAAGCTATTTCAGAAGAGCTGTCAAGGTTAGAAGCAGAGTCCTTCTCCCAGAAAGCTGAGATGGAAGAAATAAGATCAGAGTTGCTTGAAAAGGGAGAGATAAGGCAACTTTGGGATGAGAAGCTTCAGGTAGAGAGATCCAGAGGAGTTGCAATGGAAGAGCTCTATCTCTCCAGGGTTAATGAACTAGAACAAGAAAAGGTTTCTCAGCTGAAGTGGTTTGCGGAGCGTTTGAAAGAGAAAGCAGCCATAGATTGTCAAAAACAGTTGGTTACTAGCTTGAGAGAAGATATTGATGAGATGTCTCAGAGGCTAACAACGGATGAATCTGTTTATATGGTTGAGCATAGCGAGTTACAAAAGATGCTGAGTGAGTTACAGTCCAAACTTGAGTCGGTGCTTGATAAAAGATCTATCCTTGAAGCTGAAGTGGAAGCTCTTAGAATTCTCAG AACTTGGGTAGAGGATGAAGCAAAGGCAAGCCAAGCAAGGGCTAAGGTTCTAGAGGAAGCGGGAAGAAGATGGAAATGGAACGACCATTCTTGA